One stretch of Enterobacter sp. RHBSTW-00994 DNA includes these proteins:
- the fruA gene encoding PTS fructose transporter subunit IIBC has protein sequence MKTLLIIDSGLGQARAYMAKTLLGAAANKANLDIIDNPGEAELAIVLGDKIPADSALNGKKVWLGDINRAVAHPELFLSEAKGHATVYSAPVAATPVAAAGPKRVVAITACPTGVAHTFMAAEAIETEAKKRGWWVKVETRGSVGAGNAITPEEVAEADLVIVAADIEVDLAKFAGKPMYRTSTGLALKKTSQEFDKALAEAKPYQATGSTQSATEGKKESAGAYRHLLTGVSYMLPMVVAGGLCIALSFAFGITAFKEEGTLAAALMQIGGGSAFALMVPVLAGFIAFSIADRPGLTPGLIGGMLAVSTGSGFIGGIIAGFLAGYVAKLISSKLKLPQSMEALKPILIIPLISSLVVGLAMIYLIGKPVAGILAGLTHWLQTMGTANAVLLGAILGGMMCTDMGGPVNKAAYAFGVGLLSTQTYAPMAAIMAAGMVPPLALGLATIIARRKFDKAQQEGGKAALVLGLCFITEGAIPFAARDPMRVLPCCIVGGAVTGAISMAIGAKLMAPHGGLFVLLIPGAITPVVGYLLAIIAGTLVAGLSYAVLKRPEVEAVAKAA, from the coding sequence CTGAATGGCAAAAAAGTGTGGCTGGGCGATATCAACCGCGCAGTGGCGCATCCGGAGCTGTTCCTGAGCGAAGCCAAAGGCCACGCAACGGTGTACAGCGCACCTGTTGCTGCGACTCCGGTTGCGGCAGCAGGCCCGAAACGTGTTGTTGCTATCACTGCATGTCCTACCGGTGTGGCACATACGTTCATGGCGGCTGAAGCTATTGAAACGGAAGCCAAAAAACGTGGCTGGTGGGTAAAAGTTGAAACGCGTGGTTCCGTAGGCGCGGGCAATGCAATCACTCCTGAAGAAGTGGCTGAAGCCGATCTGGTGATTGTCGCGGCGGATATCGAAGTGGATCTGGCGAAATTTGCCGGTAAGCCGATGTACCGCACTTCTACTGGCCTGGCGCTGAAAAAGACGTCACAGGAGTTTGATAAAGCGCTGGCGGAGGCGAAACCATACCAGGCAACTGGGAGCACTCAGTCTGCGACCGAAGGTAAGAAAGAGTCTGCTGGCGCGTACCGTCACCTGTTGACGGGGGTGTCTTATATGCTGCCGATGGTGGTGGCAGGCGGGCTGTGTATTGCACTCTCCTTTGCGTTTGGTATTACGGCGTTTAAAGAAGAAGGTACGCTGGCTGCAGCATTAATGCAGATTGGTGGGGGTTCAGCGTTTGCGCTGATGGTTCCCGTTCTGGCTGGCTTTATTGCGTTCTCAATTGCTGACCGCCCAGGTCTGACTCCAGGTCTCATCGGCGGTATGCTGGCTGTGAGTACAGGTTCTGGCTTTATCGGCGGTATCATTGCTGGTTTCCTGGCGGGTTATGTTGCGAAGCTGATTAGCTCAAAACTGAAACTGCCGCAGAGTATGGAAGCGCTGAAACCCATCCTGATCATCCCGCTGATTTCCAGCCTGGTGGTAGGCCTGGCGATGATTTACCTCATCGGTAAACCGGTTGCGGGTATCCTGGCGGGTCTGACTCACTGGCTGCAAACCATGGGTACAGCGAATGCTGTTCTGCTGGGTGCAATTCTGGGCGGCATGATGTGTACCGATATGGGTGGTCCGGTTAACAAAGCGGCATACGCCTTTGGTGTCGGCTTGCTGAGTACCCAAACCTATGCGCCGATGGCTGCTATCATGGCTGCCGGCATGGTTCCGCCACTTGCACTGGGTCTGGCGACGATCATTGCGCGTCGTAAATTTGATAAAGCGCAGCAGGAAGGCGGTAAAGCGGCACTGGTACTGGGTCTGTGCTTTATTACCGAAGGTGCGATTCCATTTGCTGCTCGTGACCCAATGCGTGTTCTGCCTTGCTGTATCGTTGGTGGCGCGGTGACCGGTGCTATCTCCATGGCAATTGGTGCGAAACTGATGGCTCCACACGGCGGTCTGTTTGTTCTGCTGATCCCTGGCGCAATCACCCCAGTAGTGGGTTATCTGCTGGCAATCATTGCTGGTACGCTGGTCGCAGGTCTCTCCTACGCTGTACTGAAACGTCCGGAAGTGGAAGCGGTCGCAAAAGCAGCCTGA